A DNA window from Bacteroides cellulosilyticus contains the following coding sequences:
- a CDS encoding DUF4301 family protein, which produces MITPQDKELLRQKGISEEQIAEQLTCFEKGFPYLKLAAAASLEKGILAPAAEEQKLYLDAWDAYTRTDKVVVKFVPASGAASRMFKNLFEFLGADYDVPETKFEKTFFEQIEKFAFYNDLNAACEKAFEKNIPALMAEGDYKAVVAALLEAAGLNYGALPKGLLKFHRYEDGSRTPLEEHLVEGALYAANKNGKVNVHFTVSPEHRRLFEALVADKAAVYAKKYGVDYNVTFSEQKPSTDTIAADMDNQPFRDNGKLLFRPGGHGALIENLNDLDADIIFIKNIDNVVPDKLKGDTVLYKKLIAGVLVALQQKAFAYLELLDSGRYTHEQVLEILQFLQKKLFCKNPETKNLEDAELVLYLKEKLNRPMRVCGMVKNVGEPGGGPFLAYNSDGTISLQILESSQIDMDDPEKKEMFEKGTHFNPVDLVCAVRDYKGHKFDLVNFVDKATGFISYKSKNGKELKALELPGLWNGAMSDWNTVFVEVSLSTFNPVKTVNDLLREQHQ; this is translated from the coding sequence ATGATAACACCGCAAGACAAAGAGTTGCTTAGGCAAAAAGGTATTTCAGAAGAGCAGATAGCTGAACAGCTGACCTGTTTTGAGAAAGGTTTCCCGTACTTAAAGCTGGCTGCTGCCGCTTCATTGGAAAAAGGTATTCTGGCACCTGCAGCAGAAGAGCAGAAGCTCTATCTCGATGCATGGGATGCATATACGCGGACAGATAAAGTAGTAGTGAAGTTTGTTCCTGCTTCAGGTGCGGCAAGCCGTATGTTCAAGAATTTATTCGAATTTCTCGGGGCTGATTATGATGTGCCCGAAACTAAATTCGAAAAAACATTTTTTGAGCAGATTGAAAAGTTCGCTTTCTATAATGACTTGAATGCCGCCTGTGAGAAAGCATTCGAGAAGAACATTCCCGCATTAATGGCTGAGGGTGATTATAAAGCTGTAGTGGCTGCATTGCTTGAGGCGGCAGGACTGAATTATGGTGCGCTTCCGAAAGGTTTGCTGAAGTTCCACAGGTATGAAGATGGAAGCCGTACTCCATTGGAAGAACATCTTGTAGAAGGTGCGCTTTATGCTGCCAACAAGAATGGAAAAGTAAACGTACACTTTACTGTCTCTCCCGAACATCGCCGTTTATTCGAAGCATTGGTGGCTGACAAAGCAGCCGTTTATGCAAAGAAATACGGAGTGGATTATAATGTTACTTTCTCTGAACAGAAGCCTAGCACGGATACGATTGCTGCTGATATGGATAACCAGCCTTTCCGTGATAATGGCAAATTATTGTTCCGTCCGGGTGGTCATGGCGCATTGATCGAGAATCTGAATGATCTTGATGCAGATATTATCTTTATCAAGAATATCGACAATGTGGTGCCCGATAAGTTGAAAGGCGACACCGTGTTGTATAAGAAGCTGATTGCCGGAGTATTAGTGGCGCTGCAACAAAAGGCATTTGCTTATCTGGAACTTTTGGATAGTGGCAGATATACTCACGAACAAGTGCTTGAAATTCTGCAATTCCTGCAAAAGAAATTATTCTGTAAGAATCCTGAGACAAAGAATTTGGAGGATGCCGAACTTGTACTTTATCTGAAAGAGAAACTGAACCGTCCGATGCGCGTATGTGGTATGGTGAAAAATGTAGGCGAGCCGGGTGGCGGTCCGTTTCTGGCATATAACAGTGACGGGACTATTTCCCTGCAAATTCTTGAAAGTTCTCAAATTGATATGGATGATCCGGAGAAGAAGGAGATGTTTGAGAAAGGTACACACTTTAATCCTGTAGATCTGGTTTGTGCTGTGCGCGATTATAAGGGCCATAAGTTTGATCTTGTTAATTTCGTAGATAAGGCTACCGGTTTCATCTCTTATAAATCGAAGAACGGTAAAGAACTCAAGGCACTTGAACTTCCAGGATTGTGGAACGGTGCTATGAGTGATTGGAATACGGTGTTTGTAGAAGTTTCTTTGAGTACGTTTAATCCGGTAAAGACGGTGAATGATTTGCTGAGGGAACAACATCAATAA
- a CDS encoding HEPN domain-containing protein, with product MNEFDENMTAYVRYRLEKAQEVYQAACVLYDASQWNSVINRLYYACFYSASALLLHRHISAKSHSGVIGQFSEQIVRPGIVSIDEFRVYAKLLNWRSKGDYNDLFDFSKEDVDSMMEPTKHFIDKVASLIELE from the coding sequence ATGAATGAATTTGACGAGAATATGACGGCTTATGTTCGTTATAGATTAGAAAAGGCTCAGGAAGTTTATCAAGCAGCTTGTGTTTTATATGATGCATCTCAATGGAATTCAGTAATCAATCGTCTGTACTATGCCTGTTTTTATTCGGCTTCTGCCTTGTTATTGCATAGGCATATTTCAGCAAAGTCACATTCTGGTGTTATAGGACAATTTTCAGAACAGATTGTACGTCCGGGTATTGTCTCAATTGATGAATTTCGAGTATATGCAAAGTTGTTGAATTGGCGTTCGAAAGGTGACTATAATGATTTATTCGATTTTTCAAAGGAAGATGTAGATTCGATGATGGAACCAACTAAACACTTTATTGATAAAGTGGCCTCTTTAATAGAATTAGAGTGA
- a CDS encoding nucleotidyltransferase domain-containing protein: MKVDYQTMLELIKQNVHEVDAAAQVWLYGSRARGEAHDDSDWDILVLSPKEKLTFKEEEQFMDHICDVIVKTGQAIQLFAYGIKDWHSRHSITPFYQNVQSEAVLL, from the coding sequence ATGAAAGTCGACTATCAAACAATGTTAGAATTGATAAAGCAGAATGTACATGAAGTCGATGCTGCGGCTCAGGTGTGGCTGTATGGTTCTCGTGCACGTGGCGAAGCGCACGATGATTCAGATTGGGACATATTGGTTCTTTCTCCGAAAGAAAAATTGACTTTTAAGGAAGAAGAACAATTTATGGATCATATTTGTGATGTGATTGTTAAGACAGGGCAAGCAATTCAATTGTTTGCCTATGGTATAAAGGATTGGCATTCGCGTCATTCTATTACTCCATTTTATCAGAATGTTCAATCGGAAGCAGTATTGTTATGA
- a CDS encoding VapE domain-containing protein, with protein sequence MENIPVTAYSGFSNVRGEITLRKVIEDITKGLHAKLVLKIRLLVSQGKIEEANHVKKQLPFYTVTAGYREKRQAYSITRHTHTIVLDIDDQPGEKLEELREKINKDPNTLGSFLTPKGHGFKVFVFLRTQYARTLREIFSVGKMDFTTLEKYHRMMYDACKEYYEQLLEVEVDGSGKDISRGFFTSFDGKAYLNEELMKEVDEALTDIIPPEKPQAGRRKSDGVMSGKVISDKAVGDKKPEAGKVEAEPWERMEFGKAVLAVKRTSRFESGNRDNFLFALGNKCYAKGLDENVVVRLVQEKFGPEEKGIDMATPLHNAYVYTDKTYEALGRKEEKTDTIDQLLEFLKTHYDIRRNVILDRLEYLNLNEKDEKWKGKFRPMRTRSYNSIFLDLQLTRIKCFRNYLQAIIDSSYAREFNPFTAYIEKLRPWDGVKDYIGELADTVQTEDQEFWRKSFRRWFVGMLAGALQDDTVNHLVIILYSEQGKGKSTWIRRLLPPEWKEYYRNGMVGSEKTDHQILLSTHLIINMEEFEGVRMEELAGLKRIITQESITERKAYDLQAYNFTRHASFIASTNSRQCLQDIGGNRRFLPSSVITLDYRTPVNYEGIYAQAYALMKEGYQYWYEGEEIDELNRHNELHRMKDPVEENLFIYFRKPETEDLCVKWIPAAAILTKIAIYGKIQVNRQTIQTLALSLEKYGFRTRKNEQGSTEYQVVDLTEDEVRKGFRKKGQDGKTEEGDKAEGVLPF encoded by the coding sequence ATGGAAAATATTCCGGTTACCGCATACAGCGGATTCAGCAACGTCAGGGGAGAAATTACTCTCCGCAAAGTGATTGAGGACATTACAAAAGGATTGCATGCAAAGCTCGTACTCAAAATCAGGCTGCTCGTCAGCCAGGGAAAGATAGAGGAGGCGAACCATGTGAAGAAGCAGTTGCCATTCTATACCGTAACGGCAGGGTACAGGGAGAAAAGGCAGGCATACAGCATTACAAGGCACACCCATACCATTGTACTGGACATCGACGACCAGCCCGGGGAGAAACTGGAAGAGTTGAGGGAGAAAATAAATAAAGATCCCAATACATTGGGCAGTTTCCTCACTCCAAAGGGGCATGGATTCAAAGTCTTCGTATTCCTGCGTACACAATACGCACGGACCCTGAGGGAAATATTCTCTGTTGGAAAAATGGACTTCACAACCCTGGAGAAGTATCACAGGATGATGTATGACGCCTGCAAGGAATACTACGAGCAGCTGTTGGAAGTAGAAGTAGACGGAAGCGGAAAAGACATCTCAAGGGGATTCTTCACCTCTTTCGATGGGAAGGCGTATCTGAACGAGGAACTGATGAAAGAGGTGGACGAGGCGCTGACCGACATCATTCCTCCGGAAAAGCCGCAAGCCGGTAGAAGGAAAAGTGACGGAGTGATGAGTGGCAAGGTGATAAGTGATAAGGCGGTGGGTGATAAAAAGCCGGAGGCCGGCAAAGTGGAAGCTGAGCCGTGGGAAAGGATGGAGTTCGGCAAGGCAGTGCTCGCAGTGAAGAGGACATCGAGGTTTGAATCCGGAAACAGGGACAACTTCCTATTCGCACTGGGAAACAAATGCTATGCCAAAGGACTGGACGAAAATGTGGTAGTCAGACTGGTACAGGAGAAATTCGGACCGGAGGAAAAGGGGATTGATATGGCCACGCCCCTGCACAACGCTTATGTATACACGGACAAGACCTACGAAGCACTCGGGCGGAAGGAAGAGAAAACAGATACCATCGACCAGCTGCTGGAATTCCTGAAGACGCATTATGACATACGAAGAAACGTGATACTGGACCGGCTGGAATATCTAAACCTAAACGAAAAGGATGAGAAATGGAAAGGAAAGTTCCGCCCCATGAGAACAAGAAGCTACAATTCAATATTCCTGGACCTGCAACTGACAAGAATCAAATGCTTCAGAAATTATCTGCAGGCAATCATTGATTCATCGTATGCAAGGGAGTTCAATCCATTCACAGCCTACATAGAGAAGCTGAGACCATGGGACGGAGTGAAAGACTACATCGGGGAACTGGCGGATACGGTGCAGACTGAAGACCAGGAATTCTGGAGGAAGAGTTTCAGAAGGTGGTTCGTGGGAATGCTGGCAGGAGCATTGCAGGACGACACGGTGAACCATCTGGTCATCATACTATACTCCGAGCAGGGAAAGGGAAAGAGTACATGGATACGAAGACTGTTGCCACCAGAATGGAAAGAGTATTACAGAAACGGAATGGTGGGATCGGAAAAAACAGATCACCAGATACTGCTAAGTACGCATCTGATCATCAACATGGAGGAATTTGAAGGCGTCAGAATGGAAGAACTGGCGGGTCTCAAGCGGATCATCACACAGGAAAGCATCACCGAGAGAAAGGCCTATGACTTACAGGCATATAACTTCACGCGTCATGCATCGTTCATTGCAAGCACAAACAGCCGCCAATGCCTGCAGGACATAGGGGGAAACAGGAGATTCCTGCCCTCTTCAGTCATTACGCTGGATTATAGAACACCGGTCAATTACGAGGGGATATACGCGCAGGCTTACGCATTGATGAAGGAAGGATACCAGTATTGGTACGAGGGAGAAGAAATTGACGAGCTTAACCGGCACAATGAGCTGCACCGGATGAAGGACCCCGTGGAAGAAAACCTGTTCATATACTTCCGAAAGCCGGAAACGGAGGATCTATGCGTGAAGTGGATACCGGCCGCGGCCATACTTACCAAAATAGCGATCTACGGCAAAATACAGGTGAACAGGCAAACCATACAGACCTTGGCGCTATCACTGGAAAAATACGGATTCAGGACGAGAAAGAACGAACAGGGAAGCACGGAATATCAGGTGGTGGACTTGACGGAAGATGAAGTAAGAAAAGGATTCAGGAAAAAAGGACAGGACGGGAAGACGGAAGAAGGCGATAAAGCCGAGGGGGTATTGCCGTTTTAG
- a CDS encoding lipopolysaccharide biosynthesis protein, producing MTDSLRHKTIHGVGWSFIDNISSSGITFLVGLVLARLLTPEEYGVMAMIAIFIAISNSIIDSGFSNALIRKTRIERVDYNTVFYFNLTVSVLIYVILYLAAPAISIFFKESVLLEVIRVIGWVLIINALAIIPRTQFIRNVDFKTQTKVSLVSSISSGVIGIGMALGGMGVWSLVGQQLSRQFLNTLFLWIYSKWHPVWEFSTKSFKELFGFGSKLLFSGLLDTIYKNIYYIVIGRFYTSAQLGQYTRAEQFNMIFSSNLTSVVQRVSYPVLSSIQEESERLREAYRKVIKITMLITFACMLGLAAVAKPLILILIGEKWLPAVYFLQIICFCGMLYPLHAINLNILQVKGRSDLFLKLEIIKKIIAVGPIVVGIAYGIEYMLWGSVLTSFIAYFLNSYYSANLINYPTSEQIKDILPTFLTSFMVAAFMWSVSFWNISVYALLLIQILAGILLALFIYEKLHLDEYLEVKQLVLTALKRK from the coding sequence TTGACGGATTCTTTAAGACATAAAACCATTCATGGTGTTGGGTGGAGTTTCATTGATAATATATCTAGTTCCGGCATCACTTTTTTGGTAGGGCTTGTACTTGCCCGATTATTAACTCCTGAAGAATATGGTGTCATGGCCATGATTGCTATTTTCATAGCAATTTCTAACTCTATTATAGACAGTGGCTTCTCTAATGCGCTGATACGAAAGACACGTATAGAACGAGTTGATTATAACACCGTTTTTTATTTTAATCTGACGGTCAGTGTTCTTATTTATGTAATACTATATCTAGCAGCCCCTGCAATCAGTATCTTTTTTAAAGAATCTGTTTTGCTGGAAGTTATAAGAGTTATAGGCTGGGTGTTGATAATCAATGCGCTTGCCATTATTCCCCGTACCCAGTTTATAAGGAATGTAGATTTCAAGACGCAAACCAAAGTTTCTTTGGTTTCATCTATCAGCAGTGGGGTGATTGGAATAGGAATGGCATTGGGAGGAATGGGAGTATGGAGTCTGGTCGGTCAGCAGCTTTCTCGTCAATTTTTGAATACTTTGTTCTTATGGATATATAGCAAATGGCATCCGGTATGGGAATTTTCTACGAAAAGTTTTAAAGAATTGTTTGGCTTTGGTTCCAAATTGTTGTTTTCAGGGTTACTGGATACTATCTATAAAAATATCTATTACATTGTAATCGGACGTTTCTACACTTCTGCGCAGTTGGGGCAATATACCCGTGCGGAGCAGTTCAATATGATATTTTCCAGTAATCTAACCTCTGTTGTTCAGCGAGTCAGTTATCCGGTTTTAAGTTCCATACAAGAAGAGTCGGAACGCTTGCGGGAGGCATACCGGAAAGTGATCAAGATTACCATGCTGATAACTTTTGCATGTATGTTGGGACTGGCTGCGGTTGCGAAACCATTGATTCTGATTTTGATAGGTGAAAAATGGTTGCCTGCCGTTTACTTTTTGCAAATCATCTGTTTCTGCGGAATGCTCTATCCCCTTCATGCCATCAACTTGAACATCCTGCAAGTAAAAGGGCGTTCGGATTTGTTTCTGAAACTGGAAATCATAAAGAAAATTATAGCTGTGGGGCCTATTGTCGTGGGTATTGCCTATGGCATTGAATACATGTTGTGGGGTAGTGTTTTGACCTCTTTTATCGCTTATTTTTTGAACAGTTATTATTCGGCTAATTTGATAAACTATCCTACAAGCGAACAGATAAAGGACATATTACCCACTTTTCTGACTTCTTTTATGGTGGCGGCATTCATGTGGAGTGTTTCTTTCTGGAATATTTCTGTTTATGCTCTGTTGCTCATTCAGATCTTAGCTGGAATATTGTTGGCATTGTTTATATATGAAAAGTTGCATCTTGACGAGTATCTCGAAGTCAAGCAGTTGGTTCTTACTGCATTGAAGCGTAAATAA
- a CDS encoding HU family DNA-binding protein produces MGVPFKKIPRKDPRKEDAVAKFYPQLVTLGENADLEDVAYVMKEKSSLTLGDIKSVITNFVEALIDKLYGGQSVNIKDFGVFSLSARTLGVEKKEDCTAKNIKAVKINFRPSTTIRPDVTATRAGQKIDFYDLEALVNKDGNPSGGNSSGDQGGSGGGGLDENPLG; encoded by the coding sequence ATGGGAGTACCATTCAAGAAGATTCCGCGGAAAGATCCGCGAAAGGAGGATGCGGTGGCAAAGTTTTATCCGCAACTAGTAACGTTAGGGGAAAATGCCGACCTGGAAGACGTGGCGTACGTGATGAAGGAGAAAAGTTCACTCACCTTAGGAGATATCAAAAGTGTAATTACCAACTTTGTAGAAGCACTGATTGACAAGCTGTATGGCGGACAATCGGTGAATATCAAGGACTTCGGGGTTTTCAGCCTGTCGGCGCGGACCCTTGGAGTGGAGAAAAAGGAGGATTGTACGGCTAAGAACATCAAGGCCGTGAAAATCAATTTCCGACCCTCAACCACCATCAGACCGGATGTGACGGCAACACGTGCCGGACAGAAAATTGACTTCTACGATCTGGAGGCATTGGTAAACAAGGACGGAAATCCATCAGGTGGAAACTCTTCCGGTGACCAGGGAGGTTCCGGCGGTGGAGGACTGGATGAAAATCCGCTGGGTTAA
- a CDS encoding UpxY family transcription antiterminator, with protein MESEKDTEKESEIWYAMRATYRREPDAMRLLEKENLGCFVPMQYKVSLKKGRKVRVLVPVVHNLIFVHARPSDVKRVKSQVSYLQYITDTRSGRKIIIPDGEMQRFIAVAGTYNDHLLYFQPDELNLSKGTKVRVTGGDFEGQEGIFLKVKGARDRRVVVEIQGVIAVAMATIHPDLIEVIK; from the coding sequence ATGGAATCGGAAAAAGATACTGAAAAAGAGTCTGAAATCTGGTACGCTATGCGTGCCACCTACCGTCGGGAGCCTGATGCCATGCGTCTTCTTGAAAAGGAGAATCTGGGCTGTTTTGTCCCTATGCAATACAAGGTCAGCCTGAAGAAAGGCAGGAAAGTCCGGGTTCTGGTTCCTGTTGTCCACAACCTGATTTTTGTTCATGCCCGTCCTTCGGATGTAAAACGTGTGAAGTCTCAGGTCAGTTACCTGCAATACATCACCGATACCCGCAGCGGACGGAAGATAATCATTCCGGATGGCGAGATGCAACGCTTCATTGCCGTAGCTGGCACTTATAACGACCATCTCCTGTATTTCCAGCCTGATGAGCTGAACCTGTCGAAAGGCACGAAAGTCCGTGTCACCGGCGGTGACTTTGAGGGTCAGGAGGGTATTTTCTTAAAAGTAAAGGGTGCTCGTGACCGTCGTGTGGTTGTCGAGATACAAGGTGTCATTGCCGTAGCCATGGCCACCATCCATCCGGACCTGATCGAAGTAATCAAATAA
- a CDS encoding smalltalk protein, giving the protein MKKSIWDKILKVVIAVASAIIGALSANAMNV; this is encoded by the coding sequence ATGAAAAAGTCTATCTGGGATAAAATTCTAAAAGTGGTGATTGCGGTAGCTTCGGCTATTATAGGAGCACTGAGTGCTAATGCTATGAATGTGTAG
- a CDS encoding DegT/DnrJ/EryC1/StrS family aminotransferase has protein sequence MEKKIITVTSPLLPSLDDFMPYLQDIWNRKWLTNNGHYHQELEKALCEYLKVPYISLFTNGTLPLMCALQALRITGEVITTPYSFVATTHSLWWNGIKPVFVDIDPVTCNIDPDKIEAAITPKTTAIMPVHVYGKPCDTERIQEIADKYGLKVIYDAAHAFGVEVDGKSVLSAGDMSTLSFHATKVYNTIEGGALICHDEKTKKRIDYLKNFGFAGETEIVAPGINGKMDEVRAAYGLLNLKQVDATIEARRQVTIKYREALREMSGISFMEDMPGVRHNYSYFPIFVDADKYGMTRDELYFKMKGQNVLGRRYFYPLISEFSTYRGLEFARMENLPVAHKMADSVICLPMYAGLDEEVIERIINLIVK, from the coding sequence ATGGAAAAGAAAATAATTACGGTTACTTCTCCTTTGCTTCCTTCACTTGACGACTTTATGCCCTATTTGCAGGACATTTGGAATCGCAAGTGGTTGACCAATAACGGTCATTATCATCAGGAGTTAGAGAAGGCTTTGTGTGAATATTTAAAAGTACCTTATATTAGTCTCTTCACTAATGGTACGTTGCCTTTGATGTGTGCTTTACAAGCATTACGTATCACAGGTGAAGTGATAACTACTCCTTACAGTTTTGTGGCGACTACCCATTCTTTGTGGTGGAATGGCATTAAGCCCGTGTTTGTGGATATTGATCCCGTTACTTGTAATATAGATCCCGATAAGATAGAAGCTGCCATTACTCCTAAGACTACAGCTATTATGCCCGTACATGTATATGGTAAGCCTTGCGATACGGAACGCATTCAGGAAATAGCCGATAAGTATGGCTTAAAAGTAATCTATGATGCTGCTCATGCATTTGGTGTAGAAGTGGACGGAAAATCAGTATTGAGTGCTGGCGATATGTCAACATTAAGTTTTCATGCTACAAAGGTCTATAATACGATTGAAGGTGGTGCTTTAATTTGTCATGATGAGAAAACGAAGAAACGTATTGATTATCTGAAGAATTTCGGTTTTGCAGGAGAAACTGAGATTGTGGCACCGGGTATTAATGGTAAGATGGATGAAGTGCGTGCTGCTTACGGTTTGCTTAACTTGAAGCAAGTGGATGCAACGATAGAAGCCCGTCGGCAAGTGACTATCAAGTATCGTGAAGCTTTGAGGGAAATGTCCGGCATTAGTTTTATGGAAGATATGCCCGGTGTGCGTCATAATTATTCTTATTTCCCGATATTTGTGGATGCAGATAAGTATGGCATGACCCGTGATGAACTTTATTTCAAGATGAAAGGACAGAATGTGTTGGGTAGACGGTATTTCTATCCTTTGATAAGCGAATTTTCTACTTATAGAGGATTGGAATTTGCACGTATGGAGAACCTGCCTGTGGCTCATAAGATGGCAGATAGTGTGATATGCTTGCCGATGTATGCAGGATTGGATGAAGAGGTCATTGAACGTATTATAAATTTGATTGTGAAGTAA
- a CDS encoding DUF4248 domain-containing protein codes for MKEENLDEKVPVRAYTKADLAMLYNPGVCITTALQLLRRWIYANRQLMAELKEAGYNKNRHSYLPLEVKLIFKYLGEP; via the coding sequence ATGAAAGAAGAAAACTTAGATGAGAAAGTCCCTGTCCGCGCTTATACCAAAGCCGACCTTGCCATGCTTTACAACCCCGGTGTATGTATTACTACCGCCCTGCAGCTTCTCCGCCGGTGGATTTATGCTAACAGGCAACTGATGGCGGAACTGAAGGAAGCGGGTTATAACAAGAACCGCCATTCTTATCTGCCCCTTGAAGTAAAACTTATCTTCAAGTATCTGGGAGAGCCTTAG
- a CDS encoding UpxZ family transcription anti-terminator antagonist, which translates to MSLSAETAALQRAAHELMYLGVDGNPIYSDDLSRRNGEVYRLTTALYDSGAKGSTIEEQANVCLALLMGYSASFIDHGEKLQHVQEVLDRCWDILDNLPASLLKLRLLTACYGEVFDAPLVDEGRAIIASWDSTSLTVEQQEVIDEFQNVVDNPYSWEYIDE; encoded by the coding sequence ATGTCTCTTTCTGCAGAAACAGCTGCCCTTCAGCGTGCAGCACATGAGCTGATGTATTTGGGTGTTGACGGGAACCCCATCTATAGCGATGACTTGTCCCGTCGTAACGGTGAAGTCTACCGCCTGACCACTGCCTTGTATGATTCCGGTGCCAAGGGTTCTACCATTGAAGAACAGGCGAATGTCTGTCTTGCACTGTTAATGGGTTATAGTGCCTCGTTCATTGATCACGGTGAGAAGCTACAACATGTTCAGGAGGTGTTGGATCGTTGCTGGGATATTCTTGATAATCTTCCCGCTTCTTTATTGAAGCTTCGTCTGCTTACTGCCTGCTATGGTGAAGTGTTTGACGCACCTTTGGTTGACGAAGGTCGTGCTATCATTGCTTCTTGGGATTCCACATCGCTTACAGTTGAACAGCAAGAGGTTATTGATGAGTTTCAAAACGTAGTTGATAATCCCTATTCGTGGGAGTATATTGACGAATAA